In the Candidatus Omnitrophota bacterium genome, one interval contains:
- a CDS encoding PilZ domain-containing protein: MDERRQYPRVNISLPVECKMLPSRDYFYTVSKDLSQVGLKIVSNEFMPKNELLKLSLNLINKMLDVKARVVWCSQERASERYSAGVEFVEIEDHSRNELTAFLATTENS; the protein is encoded by the coding sequence ATGGATGAAAGACGGCAATACCCCAGAGTAAACATTTCTCTCCCAGTCGAATGTAAAATGTTACCCTCGCGGGACTATTTCTATACAGTAAGTAAGGATTTAAGTCAGGTAGGCTTAAAGATTGTAAGTAACGAATTTATGCCTAAGAATGAGCTTTTAAAATTAAGTTTGAATCTGATCAACAAGATGCTTGATGTTAAAGCTAGGGTAGTTTGGTGCAGCCAGGAACGTGCTTCGGAGAGATACTCGGCTGGCGTTGAGTTTGTGGAAATTGAAGATCACTCGCGCAATGAACTTACCGCATTTTTAGCTACAACCGAAAACTCATAA
- a CDS encoding PilZ domain-containing protein, protein MKERRKSTRINKVLSVKLSDSEFDILTETKNISATGAYCPVSKPLDLMTKLRLVLLIPIQKNRTKTIKKISCEGIVVRLETTKDKGKYPYRAGIFFNEINDQDKKSLLSYIQSSLK, encoded by the coding sequence ATGAAAGAGCGACGAAAATCAACGCGCATCAATAAGGTTCTTTCGGTGAAGCTATCGGATTCTGAATTTGATATTTTAACCGAAACTAAAAATATTAGCGCAACCGGTGCCTATTGTCCAGTTTCAAAACCACTGGACCTGATGACTAAACTACGCTTGGTGCTTCTAATCCCAATTCAAAAAAATCGCACGAAAACGATAAAGAAAATAAGTTGCGAAGGTATCGTTGTGCGACTTGAAACGACTAAAGACAAAGGAAAATACCCTTATCGTGCTGGAATATTCTTTAACGAAATTAATGATCAGGATAAGAAGTCGCTCCTCTCTTATATACAGTCCTCATTAAAATAA
- a CDS encoding DUF4416 family protein has product MLKLQFPKPVKFICGFIYSTEKSYQQVKSILESKFGKVDFETQPIDFTFTDYYEEEMGKNLKRRFISFRKLQNPKRFTTIKLFCLKLEKKFALNNKRQINIDPGYLNEAKLVLTTTKDFSHRIYLDKGIYAEITLLFKDGAFCNLETTFPDYRTKTYKGIFHLIRDTYRQNLKNEY; this is encoded by the coding sequence ATGCTCAAACTTCAATTTCCTAAACCGGTAAAGTTTATCTGTGGTTTTATCTATTCTACCGAAAAATCTTATCAGCAGGTTAAAAGTATCTTGGAAAGTAAATTCGGAAAGGTTGATTTCGAAACTCAACCAATAGACTTTACTTTTACTGACTACTACGAAGAAGAAATGGGTAAAAACCTCAAGCGACGGTTTATTTCATTTAGAAAGTTACAAAACCCTAAACGATTTACCACAATTAAGCTTTTTTGTTTAAAACTGGAAAAAAAGTTTGCATTAAATAATAAACGGCAAATAAACATTGATCCTGGATACCTTAATGAAGCAAAATTAGTTTTAACTACTACCAAGGATTTTTCACACCGTATCTATCTTGACAAGGGAATCTATGCTGAGATAACTTTGCTGTTTAAAGATGGTGCTTTCTGTAATTTGGAAACTACCTTTCCCGACTATCGAACTAAAACCTACAAAGGAATCTTTCACCTAATTCGTGATACTTACCGTCAAAATCTAAAAAATGAATATTGA
- a CDS encoding radical SAM protein — protein MNIEGKINKIEPLLEALNQRLKTCDICPRNCYTDRLAGQKGYCGGGKDMALFTAFLHCGEEPAISGENGSGTVFFSGCNLKCIYCQNYEFSQIKKGKLTTIDKLTDIMLGLEKDGAHNINLVTPTHFLPQILKSLYLALKRGLKIPIVYNTSGYEKKEVISQLEGVVDIYLTDLRYLNSELAKKYSNAEDYPMVATESIKEMYRQYPQAIWDEDILKQGTIVRHLVLPGYLSESKKVLNWIKDNTPKVLPSVMFQYQPYFKANTYPEINRPINKNEYKEIKQFVEELGLEGGWIQEFGPQSDLAGVHFKADQKDSFI, from the coding sequence ATGAATATTGAAGGTAAAATCAATAAGATTGAGCCATTGTTAGAGGCCCTCAACCAGCGTCTTAAAACCTGCGATATTTGCCCCAGAAACTGCTATACAGACCGCTTAGCCGGCCAAAAGGGGTATTGCGGAGGAGGAAAGGATATGGCCCTTTTTACGGCCTTTTTGCATTGTGGAGAAGAACCAGCAATAAGTGGTGAAAACGGCTCAGGCACAGTGTTCTTTTCTGGCTGCAATCTTAAGTGTATTTACTGTCAAAACTATGAATTTTCGCAAATTAAGAAGGGTAAATTAACCACAATTGATAAGCTGACCGACATTATGCTCGGTTTAGAAAAAGATGGAGCCCATAATATCAACTTGGTTACTCCGACCCATTTTCTTCCTCAGATACTAAAATCGCTTTATCTAGCCCTAAAAAGAGGCCTTAAAATACCAATAGTTTATAATACTTCAGGATACGAGAAAAAAGAGGTCATAAGTCAATTAGAAGGAGTTGTTGATATATATCTGACTGATTTACGTTATCTAAATAGTGAGTTAGCGAAAAAGTACTCTAATGCCGAAGATTATCCAATGGTGGCTACTGAGAGTATTAAAGAAATGTACCGGCAATACCCACAAGCGATCTGGGACGAAGATATATTAAAACAAGGTACAATTGTCCGCCACCTAGTCCTTCCTGGATATTTAAGCGAATCAAAAAAGGTCTTAAACTGGATTAAGGACAATACTCCTAAAGTTTTACCCAGTGTTATGTTTCAATATCAACCTTACTTTAAGGCAAATACTTACCCAGAGATAAATCGACCAATCAACAAAAACGAATATAAAGAAATTAAACAGTTTGTCGAGGAACTAGGCCTAGAAGGAGGCTGGATTCAAGAATTTGGACCACAGAGCGATTTGGCCGGAGTACATTTTAAGGCCGATCAAAAAGATAGCTTCATCTAG
- a CDS encoding type II secretion system protein GspG has protein sequence MKKSFTLIELIVVIAIIAILAAIIAPNAFKAIEKAKVAKAIADFKAMKTACGSLYADTGKWPHGGDSEGRVIESHLIRNPTRAWPSTTPPDLTGDWPGWDGPYLDQKSGVHPWGGIYTFTTNTNRRRQPTDPAGDIELCVEFEDYCYPDGPNNCSLPLASAKRIDAVIDDGNVTTGYFQHPGGTDAVWVMQWDFCSTYSCW, from the coding sequence ATGAAAAAAAGTTTTACTCTTATCGAGCTTATAGTGGTTATTGCTATCATAGCTATCCTTGCCGCAATCATTGCACCTAATGCTTTTAAGGCTATTGAGAAGGCTAAAGTTGCTAAGGCAATAGCTGATTTTAAAGCCATGAAGACTGCTTGTGGATCTCTTTATGCTGACACAGGCAAGTGGCCTCATGGAGGCGATAGTGAAGGTCGGGTTATAGAGTCACACCTAATAAGAAACCCTACTAGAGCCTGGCCGAGTACAACACCACCGGACTTAACTGGTGATTGGCCGGGTTGGGACGGGCCCTATTTAGATCAGAAAAGTGGAGTACATCCCTGGGGAGGAATCTATACATTTACGACTAATACCAATCGCCGCAGGCAGCCGACTGATCCTGCCGGAGATATTGAACTTTGTGTAGAGTTTGAAGATTATTGCTATCCCGACGGCCCAAATAATTGCTCTTTACCGCTTGCTTCCGCAAAAAGAATTGATGCTGTGATTGATGATGGTAATGTAACTACTGGGTACTTTCAGCATCCGGGAGGCACTGATGCAGTTTGGGTAATGCAGTGGGATTTTTGTAGTACTTACAGTTGTTGGTAA